The following proteins come from a genomic window of Nicotiana tomentosiformis chromosome 12, ASM39032v3, whole genome shotgun sequence:
- the LOC138903068 gene encoding uncharacterized mitochondrial protein AtMg00860-like has product MGNFITAEGVLTDPQKVEAVKNWPLPTIIKQLRGFLGLTGYYRRFIREFGVISKLLTDLLKKDNFKWSPAGSTAFEQLKSALTQAPVLAFSDVNKTFMVEIDARGQGISVVLMQ; this is encoded by the coding sequence ATGGGGAATTTCATTACTGCTGAAGGAGTCTTAACAGACCCTCAAAAGGTAgaagctgtgaagaattggccccTACCAACTATTATTAAGCAACTGAGAGGATTCTTAGGTTTAACAGGGTACTACAGGAGATTCATCAGAGAATTTGGGGTTATCAGTAAGTTATTAACTGATCTTCTTAAGAAGGATAATTTCAAATGGTCACCTGCTGGCTCTACAGCTTTTGAGCAGTTGAAGTCTGCTTTAACTCAAGCACCAGTCCTAGCATTTTCTGATGTTAACAAAACTTTTATGGTGGAGATTGATGCGCGTGGTCAAGGGATAAGTGTTGTCCTCATGCAATAA
- the LOC104106333 gene encoding mannose-P-dolichol utilization defect 1 protein homolog 2-like, which translates to MVELKFLGMDFGCALGSLSKGEFPEKDCLLPLISKLLGYAIVAASTTVKLPQILKILQHKSVRGLSVVAFELELIGYTIALAYCLHKGLPFSAFGEYAFLLIQAIILVAIIYYFSQPLGMKTWVKPLLYCAVAPTVLAGQIDPVLFEALYASQHAIFLFARIPQIWKNFKNKSTGELSFLTFFMNFAGSMVRVFTSLQEKAPMSVALGSALGVLMNGTILSQIIIYQKPTPQKEKKRD; encoded by the exons ATGGTAGAACTAAAGTTTCTTGGAATGGACTTTGGTTGTGCACTTGGATCCCTTAGCAAAGGTGAATTCCCAGAAAAAGATTGTTTGCTTCCTTTAATATCCAAGCTATTGGGATATGCCATTGTTGCTGCCTCCACTACTGTTAAACTTCCTCAG ATACTTAAAATTTTGCAACACAAAAGTGTTAGAGGGCTTAGCGTTGTGGCCTTTGAACTTGAACTAATTGGTTATACCATTGCTTTGGCATATTGTCTTCACAAAGGGCTTCCATTTTCAGCTTTTGGCGAGTATGCTTTTCTTTTGATCCAAG CTATAATTTTGGTTGCAATTATCTACTATTTTTCTCAACCTTTGGGAATGAAGACATGGGTGAAACCATTACT ATATTGTGCTGTTGCACCGACTGTTTTGGCAGGTCAAATTGATCCCGTTCTTTTCGAGGCTCTATAT GCTTCCCAACATGCAATCTTTCTTTTTGCAAGGATTCCACAGATATGGAAGAACTTTAAG AACAAAAGTACTGGCGAGCTGAGCTTTTTGACCTTTTTTATGAACTTTGCCGGTTCCATGG TTAGAGTTTTTACCAGTCTCCAGGAAAAAGCTCCCATGAGTG TTGCCTTGGGGTCTGCGCTTGGTGTACTGATGAATGGTACCATCTTAAGTCAAATTATCATATATCAAAAGCCGACGCCTCagaaagagaaaaagagagattAG
- the LOC104106336 gene encoding low-temperature-induced cysteine proteinase-like has product MATLSFTLTISLLLLLFLFFSTLSSASDMSILTYDENQHFRTDDEVMSLYESWLVEHGKSYNALDEKDKRFQIFKENLRYIDEQNSVPNKSYKLGLTKFADLTNEEYRSMYLGTKTSDRRRLLKNKSDRYLPKVGDSLPDSVDWREKGVLVGVKDQGSCGSCWAFSAIASVEAVNSIVTGDVISLSEQELVDCDTSYNDGCNGGLMDYAFDFIIKNGGIDTEEDYPYTGRDGRCDQSRKNAKVVTINGYEDVPENNEKALQKAVASQPVSIAIEAGGKDFQHYVSGIFTGKCGTAVDHGVVAVGYGSENGMDYWIIRNSWGASWGEKGYLRVQRNVASSKGLCGLAIEPSYPVKTGVNPPKPSPSPPSPIKPPTQCDDYAQCPEGTTCCCVFEYYNSCFSWGCCPLEGATCCEDHYSCCPHDYPVCNVRAGTCSISKNNPLGVKAMKHILAEPIGAFINGGKKSSS; this is encoded by the exons ATGGCAACTCTTAGCTTTACTCTCACCATATCCCTACTTCTCCTCCTCTTCTTATTCTTCTCCACCTTATCTTCCGCTTCCGACATGTCCATCTTAACCTACGATGAAAACCAACACTTTCGAACGGACGATGAAGTCATGTCCTTGTACGAGTCATGGCTAGTCGAACATGGAAAATCGTACAACGCCTTAGACGAAAAAGACAAGCGGTTTCAGATCTTTAAAGAAAACCTAAGATACATAGATGAACAGAACTCTGTTCCAAACAAGAGTTACAAGCTTGGTTTAACCAAATTTGCTGATCTGACTAACGAGGAGTACAGGTCCATGTACTTGGGTACTAAAACCAGTGATCGTCGCAGGTTGTTAAAGAACAAAAGCGATCGGTATCTTCCTAAAGTTGGGGATAGCTTGCCGGACTCAGTTGATTGGAGAGAGAAAGGTGTTCTTGTTGGAGTTAAAGATCAAGGAAGCTGTG GGAGTTGTTGGGCATTCTCTGCAATTGCTTCCGTTGAAGCAGTGAACTCAATAGTAACCGGAGATGTGATTTCACTATCGGAGCAAGAGCTGGTGGATTGCGATACTTCCTACAATGACGGTTGCAATGGCGGTCTTATGGACTATGCTTTTGATTTCATCATAAAAAATGGAGGAATTGACACTGAAGAAGACTATCCTTACACAGGCCGTGATGGCAGATGTGACCAGTCAAGG AAAAATGCCAAGGTTGTTACCATAAATGGGTACGAAGATGTTCCTGAAAATAATGAAAAGGCACTGCAAAAGGCTGTTGCAAGTCAACCTGTGAGCATTGCCATTGAAGCTGGTGGCAAAGACTTTCAACACTATGTATCG GGTATTTTTACTGGAAAATGTGGAACTGCAGTGGACCATGGTGTGGTTGCTGTTGGATATGGTAGTGAGAATGGTATGGATTATTGGATTATTAGGAACTCTTGGGGTGCTTCTTGGGGAGAGAAAGGTTACCTTCGCGTTCAACGTAACGTCGCCAGTTCTAAAGGTTTGTGTGGATTAGCCATAGAGCCTTCTTACCCAGTCAAGACAGGCGTAAATCCCCCTAAACCTAGTCCATCTCCTCCATCGCCAATCAAGCCACCTACTCAGTGTGATGATTATGCTCAATGCCCTGAGGGTACCACTTGCTGTTGTGTCTTTGAATACTATAACTCCTGCTTCTCTTGGGGATGTTGCCCTCTTGAAGGAGCCACTTGCTGTGAAGATCACTACAGTTGTTGTCCGCACGACTATCCTGTTTGCAACGTTCGTGCAGGCACCTGCTCAATT AGCAAGAACAACCCACTGGGAGTGAAGGCAATGAAGCACATTCTTGCTGAACCAATTGGGGCCTTCATAAATGGAGGAAAGAAGAGCAGTTCTTGA
- the LOC108946876 gene encoding secreted RxLR effector protein 161-like: MQSPRDPHLKAVFHVLRYLKRDPNLGIFLSNSEDYRVRAFCDSDWATCPQSRKSVSGYIVLLGASPISWKSNKESTIALSSNEAEYMSTRKVVGELVWLARLLMSSLYLCLSPYQSSMIAKLPYTLLKT, from the coding sequence ATGCAAAGTCCTAGAGATCCTCACTTGAAGGCTGTATTTCATGTGCTAAGATACCTCAAAAGAGATCCAAATTTGGGCATCTTTCTTTCTAATAGTGAAGACTACAGAGTTCGAGCCTTCTGTGACTCAGATTGGGCAACATGTCCTCAGTCCAGAAAATCAGTAAGTGGGTACATAGTGCTTCTTGGGGCCAGTCCCATTAGCTGGAAGTCAAATAAAGAGTCTACTATTGCTCTTTCTTCTAATGAGGCAGAATACATGTCCACTAGGAAGGTGGTTGGGGAGCTGGTTTGGCTTGCAAGGCTGTTGATGAGCTCATTGTACCTCTGTCTTTCCCCATACCAGTCTTCTATGATAGCCAAGTTGCCCTACACATTGCTAAAAACCTAG
- the LOC138903069 gene encoding zinc finger BED domain-containing protein RICESLEEPER 2-like: MKEKFDKYWGDPEKMNKMIFISCVLDHRYKFDSVSFVLAKMFEEKGPIIAKAVHTYMTSLFDEYVKSHSKDKGCRPSLCLSNSSLDTMKTSTSSLLANIISVQSGGAFGSFFEELKRHKAGIGSSDSKSELEKYLTEEVENEIADSNILLLRKVNSPRFPILAEMARDVLSISISSVASECVFSTGGRILNSFRSSLTPKLVEVLVCLQDWLRSEPLPVSVEEDLDVLEQLEQGSNILIYLIVYYFYK, translated from the coding sequence ATGAAGGAGAAATTTGATAAGTATTGGGGTGATCCAGAAAAAATGAACAAGATGATTTtcatttcatgtgttttggatcATCGGTATAAGTTTGATTCTGTTAGTTTTGTACTTGCGAAGATGTTTGAAGAAAAAGGGCCAATTATCGCGAAGGCAGTGCATACATACATGACTTCATTATTTGATGAGTATGTAAAGTCTCATTCAAAAGATAAAGGTTGTCGTCCTTCTTTATGTTTATCCAACTCTTCATTGGACACAATGAAAACTTCTACTTCATCGCTTTTAGCGAATATTATTAGTGTCCAAAGCGGAGGAGCTTTTGGTTCTTTCTTTGAAGAATTAAAAAGACATAAAGCTGGGATTGGAAGTTCAGATTCTAAATCAGAATTGGAAAAATATCTTACAGAAGAAGTTGAAAATGAAATAGCAGACTCTAATATATTGCTTTTGCGGAAAGTAAACTCACCTAGATTCCCCATTCTTGCTGAGATGGCTCGGGATGTGTTATCTATTTCTATTTCAAGTGTTGCATCTGAATGTGTATTTAGCACTGGAGGGCGTATTCTTaattcatttaggagttcattgactCCTAAATTGGTGGAAGTTCTAGTATGCCTTCAAGATTGGCTTCGGAGTGAACCATTACCTGTAAGTGTTGAGGAAGATTTAGATGTTCTCGAGCAACTAGAACAAGGTAgcaatattttaatttatttgattgtatattatttttataaatag